One genomic region from Campylobacter sp. RM5004 encodes:
- the nuoK gene encoding NADH-quinone oxidoreductase subunit NuoK produces MNYLLLSLILFLVGLFGVLRRQNLIMFFISTEIMLNAANLAFVSISKLHNALDGQVFAIFIMAIAACEIAIGLSFCVIKYRQTKSLDFGDYK; encoded by the coding sequence ATGAATTATTTATTATTATCACTTATTTTGTTTTTAGTAGGTTTATTTGGGGTATTAAGAAGACAAAATTTAATAATGTTTTTTATATCAACAGAAATTATGCTAAATGCTGCAAATCTTGCTTTTGTATCAATTTCTAAGCTACATAATGCTTTAGATGGGCAAGTATTTGCGATATTTATAATGGCAATAGCTGCTTGTGAGATTGCGATAGGACTTAGTTTTTGTGTGATTAAATATAGACAAACAAAGAGTCTTGATTTTGGAGATTACAAATGA
- a CDS encoding NADH-quinone oxidoreductase subunit J, which translates to MFELFVFYVFAALVTGFFVIAVSSKNILYSLSSLACGMVLLSAHYFLLGAEFLGAAQIIVYSGAVLGLYSFAMMFFDLSKELKENLKHKKTFFTLSILASALMVIMSLGFKLNSSKSTLLVSEELENTRSLGIILFTKYLLAFEIVALILLMVIVAAIVLVAKKIKDEQ; encoded by the coding sequence ATGTTTGAGTTATTTGTGTTTTATGTTTTCGCCGCGTTAGTTACGGGATTTTTTGTTATAGCTGTAAGTTCTAAAAATATTTTATATTCTCTTAGTTCTCTTGCTTGTGGAATGGTTTTGCTTAGTGCTCATTATTTTTTATTAGGTGCTGAGTTTTTAGGTGCTGCACAAATTATTGTTTATAGTGGAGCTGTTTTAGGACTTTATAGTTTTGCTATGATGTTTTTTGATTTAAGTAAAGAATTAAAAGAAAATCTAAAACATAAAAAGACTTTTTTTACTTTGAGTATTTTAGCAAGTGCTCTTATGGTTATTATGTCTTTAGGTTTTAAACTTAATTCATCTAAGTCAACCTTATTAGTAAGCGAAGAGCTTGAGAATACTCGTAGCTTAGGAATAATTTTATTTACAAAATATCTTTTAGCATTTGAAATAGTTGCATTGATTTTATTGATGGTAATAGTAGCTGCTATTGTTTTAGTTGCTAAGAAAATAAAGGATGAGCAATGA
- the nuoL gene encoding NADH-quinone oxidoreductase subunit L, protein MSVLYVLFLPLLSAIFAGIYSFSPKNKVIGYFCSYLMLLAFVYSLISLYHLMNVNFYLNLGQWIGLLGINFGLLIDSVSLTMMCVVTLVATCVHFYSIYYMEHDAGFNKFFAFLGLFVFCMLILVMSDNFLLLFVGWEGVGLCSWLLIGFWYQNEKFSLAANEAFIMNRISDFAMLLGIFLIYFNFGTLSYKEVFGILNFHETLNPNVLTLIAALLFVGAMGKSAQFPFHTWLANAMAGPTPVSALIHAATMVTAGVYLIIRSHDLFSLVPSVSYFIACLGAFVALFAASMAIAAKDLKRIVAFSTLSQLGYMFVACGLGAYKVALFHLVTHAFFKALLFLGAGNIMHAMHDELNIYKMGKLYKPMKITAVLMILASLALSGIYPFAGFFSKDKILDFAFISDHYGIYAVLLFTAFLTAFYSFRLIMMVFFAPQNHNIHPHEAKPIALFAMLPLAILAIISGFWDSSFFDFIRIPMQELHHNYLLIAVSLVVAIAGIVLAIFVYKNGSKETCNCKYKKLLENEYYIPKLYEIIFINPYKCLSKVLTGFEEGLYALIFECPKKIINLICCEHKNNSLTLHIVFIGAFCAFLLLTMVVIYA, encoded by the coding sequence ATGAGTGTTTTATATGTTTTATTTTTACCGCTATTAAGTGCGATTTTTGCAGGGATTTATTCTTTTTCACCTAAAAATAAGGTAATAGGATATTTTTGTTCTTATTTGATGTTGCTTGCTTTTGTTTATTCTTTAATTTCGCTTTATCATTTAATGAATGTAAATTTTTATCTAAATTTAGGTCAGTGGATAGGCTTATTAGGAATTAATTTCGGTCTTTTAATAGATTCTGTTAGCCTTACTATGATGTGTGTTGTTACTTTAGTTGCAACTTGTGTTCATTTTTATAGTATTTATTACATGGAGCATGACGCTGGATTTAACAAGTTTTTTGCATTTTTAGGATTATTCGTATTTTGTATGCTAATTCTTGTTATGAGTGATAACTTCTTATTATTATTCGTAGGCTGGGAAGGCGTTGGCTTATGCTCTTGGTTATTAATCGGATTTTGGTATCAAAACGAAAAATTCTCGCTAGCAGCAAATGAAGCTTTCATTATGAATAGAATTAGCGATTTTGCAATGCTTTTAGGAATATTTTTAATATATTTTAATTTTGGAACTTTAAGCTATAAGGAAGTTTTTGGGATTTTAAATTTTCACGAAACTTTAAATCCAAATGTTTTAACTCTAATAGCAGCTTTATTATTTGTAGGTGCTATGGGTAAATCAGCTCAGTTTCCATTCCACACTTGGCTTGCGAATGCAATGGCAGGTCCAACACCAGTTTCAGCATTAATTCACGCTGCAACAATGGTTACTGCTGGGGTTTATTTAATAATTCGCTCTCATGATTTATTTTCTTTAGTTCCAAGCGTTAGTTATTTTATAGCTTGTTTGGGTGCTTTTGTAGCGCTTTTTGCTGCCTCAATGGCAATTGCTGCAAAAGATTTAAAAAGAATTGTAGCATTCTCTACTCTTTCGCAATTAGGTTATATGTTCGTTGCTTGTGGTCTAGGTGCTTATAAAGTAGCTTTATTTCACTTAGTAACTCACGCATTCTTTAAGGCTTTATTATTCTTAGGTGCAGGAAATATAATGCATGCAATGCACGATGAATTAAACATTTATAAAATGGGAAAATTATATAAGCCTATGAAGATTACTGCGGTTTTAATGATACTTGCAAGTTTAGCTTTAAGTGGGATTTATCCATTTGCAGGATTTTTCTCAAAAGATAAAATCTTAGATTTTGCATTCATAAGCGATCATTACGGCATTTATGCTGTTTTATTATTTACTGCATTTTTAACTGCGTTTTATAGCTTTAGACTAATTATGATGGTATTTTTTGCTCCACAAAATCATAATATCCATCCACATGAAGCAAAACCTATTGCACTATTTGCTATGTTACCACTTGCGATTTTAGCTATTATTTCAGGTTTTTGGGATAGTTCATTTTTTGATTTTATAAGAATACCTATGCAAGAATTACACCATAATTATTTATTAATAGCTGTATCTTTAGTAGTTGCTATTGCTGGTATTGTTTTGGCAATTTTTGTGTATAAAAACGGCTCTAAAGAAACTTGTAATTGCAAATATAAAAAGCTTTTAGAAAATGAATACTATATACCAAAACTTTATGAGATTATTTTTATAAATCCTTATAAGTGTTTATCAAAAGTTTTAACAGGTTTTGAAGAAGGATTGTATGCTTTAATTTTTGAATGTCCAAAGAAGATTATTAATCTTATTTGTTGCGAACACAAAAACAATAGCCTAACTCTTCATATAGTGTTTATAGGTGCTTTTTGTGCGTTTTTACTTTTAACAATGGTGGTGATATATGCTTAG